Proteins found in one Cetobacterium somerae genomic segment:
- a CDS encoding amidase family protein, with translation MDIKALSGVQRTKEFLGKSVKKQNPNIILDIFREDSNYKTFGVKETSEISDNIIKKLLKKGYSWNTIDSCTDRGRAVDLNLLNPITGKLMIGSSSGTAINVLYGLNTVGVGTDGGGSVLGPAIGLNLYSVLLSGVGLKGRTNKKSTDSIEFTPGVGFITQDFTELEKVCEIFLTEPQEIIKKCCVIDLDIECYGKLKKGYEINILEKQEKLYERDIMIEFLKNTFKSYSALIYLEKDVELYGLGDSVFGVMGEKAKEIQKNSNKGFLKVLNMLNCSAITIPTGDIGSAIVIVVPEGEIYLKSLLEISKVLNEDKRPKLYREYFLNYPLKEIDNRDFKIWREND, from the coding sequence ATGGATATAAAAGCTCTTTCTGGAGTACAAAGAACAAAGGAATTTTTAGGTAAAAGCGTGAAGAAGCAAAATCCAAATATAATTTTAGATATATTTAGAGAAGATTCTAATTATAAAACTTTTGGAGTTAAAGAGACTAGTGAGATAAGTGATAACATCATAAAAAAGTTATTAAAGAAAGGTTATTCTTGGAACACAATTGATAGTTGTACAGATAGAGGAAGAGCTGTAGATCTAAATCTTTTAAATCCAATAACAGGAAAACTTATGATTGGTTCATCTAGTGGAACAGCGATAAATGTTTTATATGGATTAAACACAGTTGGAGTTGGAACTGATGGGGGAGGCTCTGTGCTTGGCCCAGCTATAGGCTTAAATCTATATTCAGTTTTACTTTCTGGAGTTGGACTTAAAGGAAGAACAAATAAAAAATCAACAGATTCTATAGAATTTACACCAGGAGTTGGATTTATAACTCAAGATTTTACTGAATTAGAAAAAGTTTGTGAGATATTTTTAACTGAACCTCAAGAGATTATAAAAAAATGCTGCGTTATAGATTTAGATATTGAATGCTATGGAAAATTAAAAAAAGGTTATGAGATAAATATTTTAGAAAAACAAGAAAAACTTTATGAAAGAGATATTATGATAGAGTTTTTAAAAAATACTTTTAAATCATATAGTGCGCTTATATATTTAGAAAAAGATGTGGAGCTTTATGGTTTAGGAGACTCTGTCTTTGGAGTTATGGGAGAGAAAGCTAAAGAGATTCAAAAAAATTCAAATAAAGGATTTTTAAAAGTTTTAAATATGTTAAATTGTTCAGCTATAACTATTCCAACAGGAGATATAGGAAGTGCAATTGTTATAGTTGTACCAGAGGGCGAGATATATTTGAAATCTTTACTAGAGATATCTAAAGTTTTAAATGAGGATAAAAGGCCAAAACTTTATAGAGAGTATTTTCTAAACTATCCATTAAAAGAGATAGATAATCGAGATTTTAAAATTTGGAGGGAAAATGATTAA
- a CDS encoding phosphotriesterase family protein, which produces MIKDITYMHEHVTIDLSKEKNNIDCKLDTFDITKEEFLRLKELGVTRVVDVSNVGIGRDVDYVMKMEEATGLNIYMSTGYYKEPFLPKEVEELSVEELAKKMIDDIKIGIDGKTKCATLIGEIGTGFEIMTELEKKVFHAAAIAQKATGVFITTHTSLGKLGHEQLDFLENLGVDLNKVILGHVALSGNLNYIKSLLKRGAYVEFDTIGKNNYLPDETRVDFIKTLCEEGWSEKLLMSVDLTRRSHLKTNGGIGYAYLIETFVPMLKEVGVKESDLKNMLVENPKRILGVE; this is translated from the coding sequence ATGATTAAAGATATAACATATATGCATGAACATGTAACAATAGATCTCTCTAAGGAGAAAAATAATATAGATTGTAAATTGGATACCTTTGATATAACGAAAGAGGAGTTTTTAAGATTAAAAGAACTTGGAGTAACTAGAGTTGTAGATGTGAGTAATGTTGGTATTGGTAGAGATGTGGATTATGTTATGAAAATGGAGGAGGCCACAGGACTAAATATCTATATGTCTACGGGGTATTATAAGGAACCTTTTTTGCCAAAAGAAGTTGAAGAGTTAAGTGTTGAAGAGCTTGCTAAAAAAATGATAGATGATATAAAGATTGGAATAGATGGAAAAACTAAATGTGCAACACTTATAGGAGAGATTGGAACAGGATTTGAAATTATGACTGAGCTTGAAAAAAAAGTTTTCCACGCAGCTGCAATTGCTCAAAAAGCCACAGGAGTTTTTATAACAACTCATACAAGTTTGGGGAAATTAGGGCATGAGCAGTTGGATTTTTTAGAAAACTTAGGTGTAGATTTAAATAAAGTTATTTTAGGACATGTAGCGTTGAGTGGTAATTTAAATTATATAAAATCTCTTTTAAAAAGAGGAGCCTATGTAGAGTTTGATACTATTGGTAAAAATAACTATCTTCCTGATGAAACTAGGGTTGATTTTATAAAAACACTTTGTGAAGAGGGATGGAGTGAAAAATTATTAATGTCAGTTGATTTAACAAGAAGATCTCACTTAAAAACAAATGGTGGAATTGGGTATGCATATCTAATTGAAACTTTTGTTCCTATGCTAAAAGAGGTTGGGGTAAAAGAGAGTGATTTAAAAAATATGTTGGTAGAAAATCCAAAGAGAATTTTAGGAGTTGAATGA
- a CDS encoding aminotransferase class V-fold PLP-dependent enzyme gives MKTYPLESIGIEVAKEKQFKMIDIITKYFQGHEVLTRGDLGVVKGLNKPVTTEKAEKVIAEFFDCEAAVLVRGSGTAAIKWGLYSILGEKRERKVLVHKAPVYPTTDVTFKMMGVEKIEADFNNLDELKEVLKNNNFDAALVQYTRQKIDDSYDIKEVITEIKKYNTPIVTDDNYAVMKVNKIGSELGADLSAFSTFKLLGPEGIGCVVGKKEFVNKIISSNYSGGGQVQGHEALDVLRGLVYAPVSLAIQGEVNDKLHKIFNSGEIEFIKGAYLVNAQSKVIVVELKENIAEEMLVHAEKLGALPNPVGAESKYEFSPLFYRVSGTFRATDPTLEKRMIRINPNRAGVETIVRILKESYKIAKEVK, from the coding sequence ATGAAAACATATCCATTGGAATCTATAGGAATAGAAGTAGCAAAAGAGAAGCAATTTAAAATGATAGATATAATAACAAAATATTTTCAAGGCCATGAAGTTTTAACAAGAGGAGATCTTGGAGTTGTAAAGGGATTAAATAAACCTGTTACTACTGAAAAAGCTGAAAAAGTAATAGCTGAATTTTTCGATTGTGAAGCAGCAGTTCTTGTAAGAGGATCTGGTACTGCAGCTATAAAATGGGGACTTTATAGTATTTTAGGTGAAAAAAGAGAAAGAAAAGTTTTAGTTCATAAAGCACCTGTTTATCCTACAACAGATGTAACTTTTAAAATGATGGGTGTGGAAAAGATAGAGGCTGACTTTAATAATTTAGATGAGCTAAAGGAAGTATTAAAAAATAACAATTTTGATGCAGCTTTAGTTCAATATACTCGTCAAAAAATTGATGATTCATATGATATAAAAGAGGTTATTACAGAAATAAAAAAATATAATACACCAATTGTGACAGATGATAATTATGCTGTTATGAAAGTAAATAAAATTGGAAGTGAATTAGGAGCTGATCTTTCAGCATTTTCAACTTTTAAACTACTTGGTCCAGAAGGGATTGGATGCGTAGTTGGTAAAAAAGAGTTTGTTAATAAAATTATTAGTAGTAACTATTCTGGTGGAGGACAAGTTCAAGGACATGAAGCTCTTGATGTTTTAAGAGGATTAGTTTATGCCCCTGTTTCACTTGCTATTCAGGGTGAAGTAAATGATAAGTTACATAAAATATTTAATAGTGGAGAGATAGAATTTATTAAGGGTGCTTACCTTGTAAATGCTCAGTCGAAAGTAATAGTTGTAGAGTTAAAAGAAAATATTGCTGAGGAGATGTTAGTTCATGCTGAAAAACTAGGAGCACTACCAAATCCTGTGGGAGCAGAATCAAAGTATGAGTTTTCTCCGCTTTTTTATAGAGTGTCTGGAACATTTAGAGCTACAGATCCAACTTTAGAAAAAAGAATGATAAGAATAAATCCGAATAGAGCTGGAGTTGAAACGATAGTTAGAATATTAAAAGAGAGTTATAAAATAGCAAAAGAGGTGAAATAG
- a CDS encoding YhfX family PLP-dependent enzyme has translation MFIDIVQKKNPDLIKVAIELHQKGEILPDTYVLDVDAILENGRALCKKAEENGIKLYAMTKQFGRVPYLAKKLVEIGFAGVVTVDFKEALIMMDNGVKLGNVGHLVQIPSSLIDKVVRHSPEIITVYSLEKIKEIDEAAKKYGKVQDIMLRVLEKDSKIYSGQSGGFYLDDIEDVAKEILKLNNVRINGLTSFPCFLYNCDKNIIEGTKNIESIKKAERVLKELGIFVEQLNMPSATSLENIESIKAYGGTHGEPGHALTGTTPFNSRNLEGEIPAIVYVSEISHNLDYNSYCYGGGHYRRSGMNSVLVGKNIKKMRRSPVEAPTLESIDYYFELCGNNNVGETVIGAFRTQIFVTRSSVALVEGVKSSNPKLVGVYDSLGREM, from the coding sequence GTGTTTATAGATATTGTTCAGAAAAAAAATCCAGATTTGATAAAGGTAGCAATAGAGCTTCATCAAAAGGGTGAAATATTACCAGATACATACGTTTTAGATGTGGATGCTATTTTAGAAAACGGAAGAGCTCTTTGTAAAAAAGCTGAGGAAAATGGCATTAAACTTTATGCTATGACAAAACAATTTGGAAGAGTTCCATACTTAGCTAAAAAATTAGTGGAGATTGGATTTGCTGGAGTTGTAACTGTAGATTTTAAAGAAGCTCTAATTATGATGGACAATGGAGTTAAACTTGGGAACGTTGGTCATCTAGTTCAAATCCCATCGTCACTTATAGATAAAGTTGTAAGACATAGTCCAGAGATTATAACAGTTTACTCTTTAGAGAAGATAAAAGAAATAGATGAAGCTGCTAAAAAATATGGAAAAGTTCAAGATATTATGCTAAGAGTTTTAGAAAAAGATAGCAAAATATATTCTGGTCAAAGTGGTGGATTTTATTTAGATGATATAGAAGATGTAGCTAAAGAGATTTTGAAATTGAACAACGTTAGAATTAATGGTTTAACATCTTTCCCATGTTTTTTATATAATTGTGATAAAAATATAATAGAGGGTACTAAAAATATTGAAAGTATAAAAAAGGCAGAGAGAGTATTGAAAGAGTTAGGAATATTTGTAGAGCAACTGAATATGCCTTCAGCAACTTCTTTAGAGAATATTGAAAGTATAAAAGCTTATGGAGGAACTCACGGAGAACCAGGGCACGCTTTAACAGGAACAACGCCATTTAATAGCAGAAATTTAGAAGGAGAGATTCCGGCAATTGTATATGTTTCTGAAATATCTCATAATTTGGACTATAATTCTTATTGTTATGGTGGAGGTCATTATAGAAGATCTGGAATGAATAGTGTTTTAGTAGGTAAAAATATAAAAAAAATGAGGAGATCACCAGTGGAGGCTCCAACTTTAGAAAGTATAGATTACTATTTTGAATTATGTGGCAATAATAATGTTGGAGAAACAGTTATTGGAGCATTTAGAACACAGATATTTGTAACGAGAAGTAGTGTGGCATTGGTTGAGGGAGTCAAAAGTAGTAATCCAAAACTTGTAGGTGTGTATGATAGTTTAGGAAGAGAGATGTAG
- a CDS encoding phosphopentomutase — translation MKRFVVLVLDSFGIGEMNDVRVVRPQDVGANTYKSVLKYNPKLKIPNLEKLGIANSAELEIGNIKFSKEAVYGKANLKHFWCDTFYGHQELMGTYPKKPKTEPFYEAIDEVEIALKNSGYSVKRFGSPREVLIVDECATVGDNLEADLGQVYNITGALDLINYEDLLKIGKVVRSVVKVPRVITFGGKNVSIEDVKNAYECKDNLFGGINAPKSGVYKNGYQVQHMGYGIDSEVQLPKILEGVAKTILIGKVADIVENPKGKSIFGVDSDKIMDRLIEEIKNNNNVFICANIQETDLAGHQEDVERYGNRLEVVDRKLKKVMELLDEDDIFIVTADHGNDPMIGHSNHTREKVPILVYKKGLSSREIGERSSLSDIGQSVAEYFGRVLPDNGESFLKKL, via the coding sequence ATGAAAAGATTTGTGGTGTTGGTATTAGATAGTTTTGGTATTGGGGAAATGAATGATGTAAGAGTAGTGCGACCGCAAGATGTTGGAGCTAATACATATAAAAGTGTTTTAAAATATAATCCAAAGTTAAAGATACCTAATTTAGAAAAGTTAGGTATTGCTAATTCTGCAGAATTGGAGATAGGAAATATAAAATTTTCAAAAGAAGCTGTTTATGGAAAAGCAAATCTTAAGCACTTTTGGTGCGATACTTTCTATGGACATCAAGAGCTTATGGGGACTTATCCAAAGAAACCTAAAACTGAACCTTTTTATGAGGCTATAGATGAGGTGGAAATAGCTTTAAAAAACTCGGGATATTCAGTAAAAAGATTTGGGTCACCAAGAGAGGTATTGATAGTAGATGAATGTGCCACTGTTGGAGATAATTTAGAAGCAGATTTGGGACAGGTTTATAATATAACAGGTGCACTAGATTTAATAAATTATGAAGATCTTTTAAAGATAGGAAAAGTTGTTAGAAGTGTTGTAAAGGTACCAAGAGTTATAACTTTTGGTGGAAAAAACGTGAGTATTGAAGACGTAAAAAATGCGTATGAGTGTAAAGATAATCTTTTTGGTGGAATAAATGCACCAAAATCTGGAGTATATAAGAATGGTTATCAAGTGCAACATATGGGATATGGAATAGATAGTGAAGTGCAGCTACCAAAAATTTTAGAAGGTGTTGCAAAGACAATATTAATAGGAAAAGTTGCAGATATAGTAGAGAATCCTAAGGGGAAATCTATTTTTGGTGTAGATAGTGATAAGATTATGGATAGGTTGATAGAAGAGATAAAAAATAATAATAATGTTTTCATTTGTGCAAATATCCAAGAGACAGATTTAGCAGGACACCAAGAGGATGTAGAAAGATACGGGAATAGACTTGAAGTTGTGGATAGAAAGTTAAAAAAGGTTATGGAGTTATTAGATGAAGATGATATATTTATTGTGACTGCAGACCATGGAAATGATCCAATGATTGGACACTCTAATCATACAAGAGAAAAAGTACCTATTTTAGTTTATAAAAAAGGTTTAAGTTCAAGAGAAATAGGAGAGAGAAGTAGTCTTTCTGACATTGGTCAAAGTGTAGCAGAGTACTTTGGGCGGGTATTACCTGATAATGGAGAATCATTTTTAAAAAAGTTGTAG
- a CDS encoding siderophore ABC transporter substrate-binding protein, producing the protein MKKILGLLAVVVAICVGSFFYLTSSDKEAITGEKITINHVMGTTEVVKNPKRVIVFDYGIVEMLDTTGVEIIGLPKESLPKFLEKYSDEKYINVGGLKDPNLEKIYEMKPDLIIISGRQEPFYEQLSKIAPTVGLTTTGDDYLEALKTNAKTMGDIFSKETELTKELTVIENNLNEIKENVSNKNLNAVVVLSNNGKLSVYGLKSRFGIIFDHFGFKPVDEVAVSTHGSKINFEYLLEKNPDYIFVVDRSAVNGGDVSANKAFDNDIIKATKAYKDGNIIFLDAETWYTATGGIKTTQKMADEVKAGLK; encoded by the coding sequence ATGAAAAAAATATTAGGTTTATTAGCTGTAGTAGTCGCAATCTGTGTAGGTTCATTTTTCTACCTAACATCTAGTGATAAAGAGGCAATAACTGGAGAAAAAATAACTATAAACCATGTAATGGGAACAACAGAGGTTGTTAAAAACCCCAAGAGAGTTATCGTATTTGATTATGGAATCGTTGAGATGTTAGATACTACAGGTGTTGAAATCATAGGATTACCAAAAGAGAGTTTACCAAAATTCTTAGAAAAATATAGCGACGAAAAATATATTAACGTTGGTGGATTAAAAGACCCTAACTTAGAAAAAATTTATGAAATGAAACCAGATTTAATTATTATCTCTGGAAGACAGGAACCATTTTATGAGCAACTATCAAAAATAGCTCCAACAGTTGGATTAACAACAACTGGTGATGACTATTTAGAAGCTCTTAAAACTAATGCTAAAACTATGGGAGATATATTCTCTAAAGAGACTGAGTTAACAAAAGAGTTAACAGTAATCGAAAACAATTTAAATGAAATCAAAGAAAATGTAAGTAATAAAAATCTAAATGCTGTGGTAGTTTTATCAAACAATGGAAAATTATCAGTATATGGATTAAAATCAAGATTTGGAATAATCTTTGACCACTTTGGATTTAAACCTGTTGATGAGGTTGCTGTTTCAACTCACGGAAGTAAAATAAACTTTGAGTATTTATTAGAAAAAAATCCTGATTATATCTTTGTTGTAGATAGAAGTGCTGTAAACGGTGGAGATGTATCAGCTAATAAAGCTTTTGATAATGACATTATAAAAGCAACAAAAGCTTATAAAGATGGAAACATTATTTTCTTAGATGCTGAAACTTGGTACACTGCAACTGGTGGAATAAAAACTACACAGAAAATGGCTGATGAAGTTAAAGCTGGATTAAAATAA
- a CDS encoding iron ABC transporter ATP-binding protein: MIEIKNVSKSYRSKFVVESVTTDIPEGKITCIIGPNGAGKSTLLNMISRLTPLDSGEIKIDGKAIAEWDKAELAKTIATLKQENTTNVRLTVYELISFGRFPHSGGRLNSEDKKVIEEAIEYMNLGEFRDKYLDELSGGQRQRAYIAMTIAQNTKYILLDEPLNNLDMKSSVAMMKILHKLVKDFNKTIVIVMHDINFTSVYSDYILAMKNGKLKHMDETQNVVVKDKLEKLYEMPFHIEEINKKNICVYF, translated from the coding sequence ATGATTGAGATAAAAAATGTAAGTAAATCATATAGATCAAAGTTTGTTGTAGAAAGTGTTACAACAGATATTCCTGAGGGAAAAATAACTTGTATCATAGGACCAAATGGAGCTGGTAAAAGTACTTTGTTAAATATGATTAGTAGATTAACTCCCTTAGATTCTGGTGAAATAAAGATAGATGGAAAAGCTATTGCTGAATGGGATAAAGCTGAGTTAGCTAAAACAATTGCGACACTAAAACAAGAGAATACCACAAATGTAAGACTTACAGTGTATGAATTAATATCCTTTGGAAGATTTCCTCATAGTGGTGGGAGACTAAACAGTGAAGATAAAAAAGTCATTGAAGAAGCTATTGAATATATGAATCTTGGAGAGTTTAGAGATAAGTATTTAGATGAGTTAAGTGGAGGTCAAAGACAAAGAGCTTATATAGCTATGACAATTGCTCAAAATACAAAATATATACTACTTGATGAGCCACTAAACAATTTAGATATGAAAAGTTCAGTAGCTATGATGAAAATTTTACATAAACTTGTAAAAGATTTCAATAAAACCATTGTTATAGTTATGCACGACATAAACTTTACATCTGTTTATTCAGATTATATATTAGCAATGAAAAATGGAAAATTAAAACATATGGATGAAACTCAAAATGTAGTTGTAAAAGATAAATTAGAAAAACTTTATGAGATGCCATTTCATATTGAAGAGATAAATAAAAAAAATATATGTGTGTACTTCTAG
- a CDS encoding iron chelate uptake ABC transporter family permease subunit, protein MKNNEKRMENILLGLLLALLIAAAFFLLVGVNKNNFRYLISTRGIKILAIVLSGTCVAISTLLFQTVTDSRILTPSVMGLDSMYVFLQTMTIFLFRRTVPLLTTPIPKFFITVGLMVAVSIFLQKFFRGKSKGKLLYMILIGMIVGTFLDSLSNGIQMIMDPNEFLVLQSSLFASYNRVNTTLLSIAYFIVTLVFFWLRKDMRTLDVMSLGYSQSINLGLDYKKLLRKNLTIVGLLVSISTALVGPVVFLGLLTVNISKELLKTYKHKYLVVASIFMSILSLIIGQLIVEKIFNNSFPVGTVINFVGGMYLLWILLKERRIG, encoded by the coding sequence TTGAAGAATAATGAAAAAAGGATGGAAAATATCCTACTAGGTCTTCTCTTAGCCTTGTTAATAGCAGCGGCATTTTTTCTCTTAGTAGGTGTTAACAAAAATAACTTTAGATACTTAATATCAACAAGAGGTATAAAAATATTAGCAATAGTTCTAAGTGGAACCTGTGTTGCTATATCAACACTACTTTTCCAAACAGTTACAGATAGTAGAATTCTAACTCCTAGTGTTATGGGACTTGATTCTATGTATGTTTTTTTACAAACAATGACTATATTTCTATTTAGAAGAACTGTACCTTTGCTTACAACACCAATTCCAAAGTTTTTTATAACGGTTGGACTTATGGTTGCTGTTAGTATCTTTCTTCAAAAGTTTTTTAGGGGTAAAAGTAAGGGAAAACTACTTTATATGATTTTAATCGGAATGATTGTGGGAACTTTCTTAGATAGTTTATCTAATGGAATTCAAATGATAATGGATCCAAATGAATTTCTAGTTTTACAAAGTAGTTTATTTGCAAGTTACAATAGAGTTAATACAACACTACTTTCAATAGCTTATTTTATTGTTACCCTTGTATTTTTCTGGTTAAGAAAAGATATGAGAACTTTAGACGTTATGAGCTTAGGATATAGTCAATCTATAAATTTAGGATTAGATTATAAAAAACTTTTAAGAAAAAATCTAACAATAGTAGGACTATTAGTTTCTATATCTACAGCTCTTGTTGGACCAGTTGTATTTTTAGGACTTTTAACAGTTAATATATCAAAAGAGTTATTAAAAACTTATAAGCATAAATATTTAGTTGTCGCTTCTATTTTTATGAGTATTTTATCCTTAATTATAGGACAGCTAATTGTAGAAAAAATATTTAATAATAGTTTCCCTGTAGGAACAGTTATCAACTTTGTTGGTGGAATGTATCTACTATGGATTTTATTAAAAGAAAGGAGAATAGGATAA
- a CDS encoding ABC transporter permease has protein sequence MKNFIITAFIIFLSIISIFSGVATVNLSDIFVQGTNSNNIIFLSRIPRTISIITAGFGMSICGLIMQQLTMNKFVSPTTAGTADSSKLGILIALLFFPRESIIFKMLIASIFAMGGTFLFLGIVRKIKIKDNALVPLIGMMISGILSSITMFFAYKGDLIQSINSWLFGDFSGVLKGNYELLYITIPLVLIAFFYSKQFTISGMGEEFAVNLGINYKTIVNIGLILVCFISSLVMITIGGIPFLGLIIPNIVSLFFGDNLSKNLYITGALGSLFLLLCDILGRVIIYPHEIPIGMITGVFGSGIFLAMIFRRLNFEE, from the coding sequence ATGAAAAACTTTATAATAACAGCATTTATCATTTTTCTATCAATAATCTCTATTTTTTCAGGCGTAGCAACAGTAAATCTCTCTGATATTTTTGTTCAGGGTACAAATAGTAACAATATAATATTTTTAAGTAGGATTCCAAGAACCATAAGTATAATAACTGCGGGATTTGGAATGAGCATCTGTGGTTTAATTATGCAACAACTTACTATGAATAAATTTGTTTCTCCAACAACTGCTGGAACTGCTGACTCCTCAAAATTAGGGATTTTAATAGCTTTACTTTTTTTCCCAAGGGAATCAATTATATTTAAGATGCTAATTGCATCGATATTTGCCATGGGAGGAACATTTCTTTTTCTGGGAATAGTAAGAAAAATAAAAATAAAAGACAACGCTTTAGTACCACTTATTGGTATGATGATCAGTGGAATACTTAGTTCTATAACTATGTTCTTTGCATATAAAGGAGATTTAATCCAAAGTATTAACAGTTGGCTTTTTGGTGATTTTTCAGGAGTACTAAAAGGTAACTACGAACTTCTATATATCACAATTCCTTTAGTTTTAATCGCTTTCTTTTATTCAAAACAATTTACAATCTCTGGAATGGGAGAGGAGTTTGCAGTAAATTTAGGAATTAACTATAAAACTATTGTAAATATAGGATTAATCTTAGTATGTTTTATATCTTCATTAGTTATGATAACAATTGGTGGAATACCCTTCTTAGGTTTAATTATTCCAAATATAGTGTCTCTATTTTTCGGAGATAACTTATCGAAAAACCTTTATATAACTGGAGCTTTAGGAAGTTTATTCTTACTTCTATGTGATATTTTAGGTAGAGTGATTATATATCCACATGAGATTCCAATTGGAATGATAACAGGAGTATTCGGAAGTGGGATATTCTTAGCTATGATATTTAGGAGGTTAAATTTTGAAGAATAA
- a CDS encoding ROK family transcriptional regulator encodes MNLNKKKILITIYKNGAKSRKELSDILGVSKTIIGRYTKQLIEDNILIEEKEKIKGVVGKPQIKLNFKKNFGKILGVHLSDKEIRGGIGSLSGEILEFSSINLEKISADLVLENLLKLIKKFIKRYKVEVISLGMNGVVDNKNGISILSVYYNWKNVELKKILEKEFNIPVILENGTNLMALREKRNGLGKKLKNFIIFNIDEGVGAGIIVEENLYSGTKFEAGEIGHAPYDYSENAPICSCGNKGCLETYLANWRVIERVYKEKGIVLNYEEIIYRANKGETYFYNLILSLVKAISHGILWTEYLLNPEGIIITGKITECKDFFWKEVERVLNNNLLNKDKKICLLKSKYEKNAILEGAIFFGLDYYFNE; translated from the coding sequence ATGAATTTAAATAAGAAAAAAATACTAATTACAATTTATAAAAATGGAGCTAAAAGTAGAAAAGAACTTTCAGATATTTTAGGAGTATCTAAAACTATAATTGGAAGGTATACGAAGCAACTTATAGAAGATAATATTTTAATAGAAGAAAAGGAAAAAATAAAAGGGGTAGTTGGGAAACCACAAATAAAATTAAACTTTAAAAAAAATTTTGGAAAAATTTTAGGAGTTCATTTGAGTGATAAAGAAATAAGAGGTGGAATTGGAAGTTTATCGGGTGAAATATTAGAATTTAGTTCAATAAACTTAGAAAAAATATCGGCAGATTTAGTTTTAGAAAATTTATTGAAATTAATTAAAAAATTTATAAAAAGATATAAAGTAGAAGTTATATCATTGGGGATGAATGGAGTTGTAGATAATAAAAATGGGATATCTATTTTATCAGTCTACTATAATTGGAAAAATGTAGAATTAAAAAAAATTTTAGAAAAAGAATTTAATATTCCAGTAATTTTAGAGAATGGAACAAACTTAATGGCACTTAGAGAAAAAAGAAATGGACTAGGAAAAAAATTGAAAAATTTTATAATTTTTAATATAGATGAAGGGGTTGGTGCTGGAATAATTGTAGAAGAAAACTTGTATAGTGGAACAAAATTTGAAGCTGGAGAAATTGGTCATGCTCCATATGATTATTCTGAAAATGCACCGATATGTAGTTGTGGTAATAAAGGATGTCTTGAAACATATCTTGCTAATTGGCGAGTAATAGAAAGAGTTTATAAAGAGAAGGGAATAGTTCTTAATTATGAAGAGATAATTTACAGAGCAAATAAAGGAGAAACATATTTTTATAATTTAATACTATCTTTAGTAAAAGCGATTTCTCATGGAATTTTATGGACAGAATATCTATTAAATCCAGAGGGAATAATAATAACGGGGAAAATAACAGAGTGTAAAGATTTCTTTTGGAAAGAAGTAGAAAGAGTTTTAAATAATAATCTTTTAAATAAAGATAAAAAAATCTGTTTATTAAAATCAAAGTATGAAAAAAATGCAATTTTAGAAGGAGCAATTTTTTTTGGATTAGACTATTATTTTAATGAATAG